A single genomic interval of Aphidius gifuensis isolate YNYX2018 linkage group LG6, ASM1490517v1, whole genome shotgun sequence harbors:
- the LOC122858565 gene encoding copper-transporting ATPase 2 isoform X3 yields MTKDDDDKLPLIKNFESNNQLGDADDDGEFEISTNMVHVPKTPSSTTPTNDDKKITTKCKIKIDGMTCQSCVKNIEKTIIQKNGIKNIKVVLEEKIGYIDYNSNDTSVNNIIDEINNMGFDASIADDDDDDDNLEYKCIINIDGMTCQSCVKSITDVISDKPGVKKISVSLDKKQAFVIYQKDNIKADEIAKFIEEMGFDAFVYEINGKKIMTNNSINNNKQSSNKNNGLIEITNNNNDDDDNDNKYLKCHLYIKGMTCASCVASIERHCKKLYGVESILVALMAAKAEVKYQPDKIRPIDIVSSITNLGFPTTLIDEIGTGEANVELEILGMTCASCVDKIEKSVMQLNGIKTATISLSTQIGKFKYDTSETGPRDIIENINGIGGFTAKLYNSNNISKDYKNYLNQKEEIHKAKKRFYLSLIFGIPSMAIMLYFMVIMSFISDNHDDMCCIIPGLSLENLLLFLLATPVQFFIGWYFHVHAYKAIRHGTTNMDVLISMTTIIAYVYSFIILSVAIIMKETSSPQTFFDTPPMLLTFVSLGRWLEHRSKGKTSEALSKLLSLNATDAVLVKLGKNNEILNERSISIELVQRGDILKVVQGSKIPVDGRVVIGQSSCDESLITGESMPVSKKIGSSVIGGSINKNGPLFIEAIHTGDNTTLSQIVKLVEQAQTSKAPIQQFADKIAGYFVPFVLFFSLATLITWLIIGNIDIEYFILNTQNSMNHHDNHDNYSGRSRQEIILQRAFRCALSVLAIACPCALGLATPTAVMVGTGVGALNGIYIKGAEPLENAHKINCIVFDKTGTLTHGNPIVTKICLFFNKNNTNNKNKLSISKLLGIIGTSEINSEHPIASAIVKFVKETIGSEITGQCKNFQAVAGCGLKCRIDNINSMLLNIKKSDIIINYENQIGDTSANNNNKSRTFNLNNVPIDIIPLNNKKQITNNDNDDDDENYEYHHHLLIDKDQQQYNNNNNNNDKDDDPTTSNDNDSYEVCIGNREWMKRNAILIEPQVDMIMIEQEEKGNTSIIVAINGVLVATINVADTVKPEAHLAIWTLKNMGLDVILLTGDNRKTAASVAKQVGIDKIFAEVLPSHKVAKIRHLQEDKKCVAMVGDGINDSPALAQADVGIAIGTGTDIAAEAADIVIMKHDLLDVVGCLELSRKTVFRIKINFLAASIYNIIGIPMAAGLFGPLGFTLSPWMASAAMSASSVSVLANSLCLKLFKKPTRASLETPEYLAAYKLSLQNNYDDTMTITDLDNTSRVGRGGGDDDSTNLPVRNGSTLSRLFGKTKEEAEDLLLNDDRVGFTVVDFSKGKNDGTNNRHSALS; encoded by the exons atgactaaagatgatgatgataaattaccactcattaaaaattttgaatctaACAATCAATTGgg GGATGCTGATGACGATGGAGAATTTGAAATCTCAACAAATATGGTACATGTGCCAAAaacaccatcatcaacaacaccgacaaatgatgataaaaaaataacaacaaaatgtaaaattaaaattgacggTATGACTTGTCAAAGttgtgttaaaaatattgaaaaaacaataattcaaaaaaatggtattaaaaatattaaagttgtattagaagaaaaaattggaTATATTGATTACAACAGCAATGATACAAgtgtcaataatattatcgatgaaataaataacatgGGTTTTGATGCTTCcattgctgatgatgatgatgatgatgataatttagaatataaatgtataattaatattgatggtATGACGTGTCAAAGTTGTGTTAAAAGTATTACTGATGTTATATCTGATAAGCCaggtgttaaaaaaatatctgtatcacttgataaaaaacaggcatttgttatttatcaaaaagataatattaaagCCGATGAAATAGcaaaatttattgaagaaatgGGATTTGATGCAtttgtttatgaaataaatggtaaaaaaataatgacaaataatagcatcaataataataaacaatcatcaaacaaaaataatggattaattgaaattacaaataataacaatgatgatgatgataatgataataaatatttaaaatgtcatttatatataaaaggtATGACATGTGCATCATGTGTTGCATCAATTGAAagacattgtaaaaaattatatggtgTTGAAAGTATATTAGTTGCATTAATGGCAGCAAAAGCTGAAGTTAAATATCAACCAGATAAAATACGTCCAATTGATATTGTATCAAGTATAACAAATCTTGGTTTTCCAACAACgttaattgatgaaattggTACTGGTGAGGCAAATGTTGAACTTGAAATTTTAGGAATGACATGTGCATCttgtgttgataaaattgaaaaaagtgtTATGCAATTAAATGGTATTAAAACAGCAACAATTTCATTATCAACACaaattggtaaatttaaatatgacaCATCTGAAACTGGACCAAGAgatatcattgaaaatataaatggcATTGGTGGTTTTACagcaaaattatataattcaaataatatatcaaaagattataaaaattatttaaatcaaaaagaagaaatacataaagctaaaaaaagattttatttatctttaatatttGGTATACCAAGTATGGCTATTATGTTATATTTCATGGTAATAATGTCATTTATAAGTGATAATCATGATGACATGTGTTGCATTATACCTGGTTTatcattagaaaatttattattatttttattggcaACACCAGTACAATTTTTCATTGGTTGGTATTTTCATGTACATGCATATAAAGCCATACGACATGGTACAACAAATATGGATGTGTTGATATCAATGACAACAATAATAGCAtatgtttattcatttattatactaAGTGTTGCTATTATTATGAAAGAAACATCAAGTCCACAAACATTTTTTGATACACCACCAATGCTATTGACATTTGTTAGTTTAGGTAGATGGCTTGAACACAGATCAAAAGGTAAAACATCAGAggcattatcaaaattattatcattaaatgcAACTGATGCTGTACTTGTTAaacttggtaaaaataatgaaatattaaatgaacGATCAATAAGTATTGAACTTGTACAACGTGGTGATATATTAAAAGTTGTACAAGGTTCTAAAATACCAGTTGATGGACGTGTTGTTATTGGACAATCATCATGTGATGAAAGTTTAATAACTGGTGAAAGTATGCctgtatctaaaaaaattggttCATCTGTTATTGGTggttcaattaataaaaatggacCATTATTTATTGAAGCAATACATACTGGTGATAATACAACACTTTCACAAATTGTTAAACTTGTTGAACAAGCACAAACAAGTAAAGCACCAATTCAACAATTTGCTGATAAAATTGCTGGTTATTTTGTaccatttgtattatttttttcattagcaaCACTTATTACATGGTTAATTATTggtaatattgatattgaatattttatattaaatactcaaaattcaatgaatcatcatgataatcatgataattattcTGGAAGAAGTCgtcaagaaataatattacaacgTGCATTTAGATGTGCATTATCTGTACTTGCAATAGCATGTCCATGTGCACTTGGTTTAGCAACACCAACAGCTGTTATGGTTGGTACTGGTGTTGGTGCATTAAatggtatatatattaaaggtGCTGAACCATTAGAAAATgcacataaaattaattgtattgtatttGATAAAACAGGTACATTAACACATGGTAATCCAATTGTcacaaaaatatgtttattttttaataaaaataatacaaataataaaaataaattatcaatatcaaaattactTGGTATTATTGGTACATCTGAAATAAATAGTGAACATCCAATTGCATCGgcaattgttaaatttgttaaagAAACAATTGGCAGTGAAATAACTGgacaatgtaaaaattttcaagctgTTGCTGGATGTGGTCTTAAATGTCGTATTGATAATATCAATAgtatgttattaaatattaaaaaatctgatattataattaattatgaaaatcaaATTGGTGATACATctgctaataataataataaatcaagaaCATTTAATCTTAATAATGTACCAATTGATATTATAccattaaataacaaaaaacaaattacaaataatgataatgatgatgatgatgaaaattatgaatatcatcatcatttattaattgataaagatcaacaacaatataataataataataataataatgataaagatgatgatCCAACAACATCAAATGACAATGATTCATATGAAGTTTGTATTGGTAATCGTGAATGGATGAAAAGAAATGCAATATTAATTGAACCACAAGTTGATATGATAATGATTGAACAAGAAGAAAAAGGTAATACATCAATAATTGTTGCAATAAATGGTGTACTTGTTGCAACAATAAATGTTGCTGATACTGTTAAACCAGAAGCACACTTGGCTATTTGGACACTAAAAAATATGGGTcttgatgttattttattaactggTGATAATAGAAAAACAGCAGCATCAGTTGCTAAACAAGTtggtattgataaaatatttgctgAAGTATTACCATCTCATAAAGTTGCTAAAATACGTCATTTacaagaagataaaaaatgtGTTGCAATGGTTGGTGATGGCATCAATGATAGTCCAGCATTGGCACAAGCTGATGTTGGTATTGCAATTGGTACTGGTACTGATATTGCTGCTGAAGCTgctgatattgttattatgaaACATGATTTGTTGGATGTTGTTGGTTGTCTtgaattatcaagaaaaactgTATTtcgtattaaaattaattttctagctgctagtatttataatattattggtatACCAATGGCAGCTGGTTTATTTGGACCATTAGGATTTACATTATCACCTTGGATGGCATCTGCTGCAATGTCAGCAAGTTCAGTTTCTGTTCTTGCTAATTCACTTTGtcttaaatt atttaaaaaaccaacaagAGCATCACTTGAAACACCAGAATATCTAGCAGCATATAAATTaagtttacaaaataattatgatgatacAATGACAATAACAGATCTTGATAATACTAGTCGTGTTGGtcgtggtggtggtgatgatgattccACTAATCTTCCAGTTAGAAATGGATCTACACTTTCacg aTTGTTTGGTAAAACAAAAGAAGAAGCCGAAGATTTATTACTCAATGACGATAGAGTTGGTTTTactgttgttgatttttcaaaagGAAAAAATGACGGTACAAATAATCGACATAGTGCactttcataa
- the LOC122858565 gene encoding copper-transporting ATPase 2 isoform X4 — translation MNKIKRACNYKILSNSVFGDADDDGEFEISTNMVHVPKTPSSTTPTNDDKKITTKCKIKIDGMTCQSCVKNIEKTIIQKNGIKNIKVVLEEKIGYIDYNSNDTSVNNIIDEINNMGFDASIADDDDDDDNLEYKCIINIDGMTCQSCVKSITDVISDKPGVKKISVSLDKKQAFVIYQKDNIKADEIAKFIEEMGFDAFVYEINGKKIMTNNSINNNKQSSNKNNGLIEITNNNNDDDDNDNKYLKCHLYIKGMTCASCVASIERHCKKLYGVESILVALMAAKAEVKYQPDKIRPIDIVSSITNLGFPTTLIDEIGTGEANVELEILGMTCASCVDKIEKSVMQLNGIKTATISLSTQIGKFKYDTSETGPRDIIENINGIGGFTAKLYNSNNISKDYKNYLNQKEEIHKAKKRFYLSLIFGIPSMAIMLYFMVIMSFISDNHDDMCCIIPGLSLENLLLFLLATPVQFFIGWYFHVHAYKAIRHGTTNMDVLISMTTIIAYVYSFIILSVAIIMKETSSPQTFFDTPPMLLTFVSLGRWLEHRSKGKTSEALSKLLSLNATDAVLVKLGKNNEILNERSISIELVQRGDILKVVQGSKIPVDGRVVIGQSSCDESLITGESMPVSKKIGSSVIGGSINKNGPLFIEAIHTGDNTTLSQIVKLVEQAQTSKAPIQQFADKIAGYFVPFVLFFSLATLITWLIIGNIDIEYFILNTQNSMNHHDNHDNYSGRSRQEIILQRAFRCALSVLAIACPCALGLATPTAVMVGTGVGALNGIYIKGAEPLENAHKINCIVFDKTGTLTHGNPIVTKICLFFNKNNTNNKNKLSISKLLGIIGTSEINSEHPIASAIVKFVKETIGSEITGQCKNFQAVAGCGLKCRIDNINSMLLNIKKSDIIINYENQIGDTSANNNNKSRTFNLNNVPIDIIPLNNKKQITNNDNDDDDENYEYHHHLLIDKDQQQYNNNNNNNDKDDDPTTSNDNDSYEVCIGNREWMKRNAILIEPQVDMIMIEQEEKGNTSIIVAINGVLVATINVADTVKPEAHLAIWTLKNMGLDVILLTGDNRKTAASVAKQVGIDKIFAEVLPSHKVAKIRHLQEDKKCVAMVGDGINDSPALAQADVGIAIGTGTDIAAEAADIVIMKHDLLDVVGCLELSRKTVFRIKINFLAASIYNIIGIPMAAGLFGPLGFTLSPWMASAAMSASSVSVLANSLCLKLFKKPTRASLETPEYLAAYKLSLQNNYDDTMTITDLDNTSRVGRGGGDDDSTNLPVRNGSTLSRLFGKTKEEAEDLLLNDDRVGFTVVDFSKGKNDGTNNRHSALS, via the exons atgaacaaaataaaacgtgcttgtaattataaaatattgtcaaattCAGTATTTGg GGATGCTGATGACGATGGAGAATTTGAAATCTCAACAAATATGGTACATGTGCCAAAaacaccatcatcaacaacaccgacaaatgatgataaaaaaataacaacaaaatgtaaaattaaaattgacggTATGACTTGTCAAAGttgtgttaaaaatattgaaaaaacaataattcaaaaaaatggtattaaaaatattaaagttgtattagaagaaaaaattggaTATATTGATTACAACAGCAATGATACAAgtgtcaataatattatcgatgaaataaataacatgGGTTTTGATGCTTCcattgctgatgatgatgatgatgatgataatttagaatataaatgtataattaatattgatggtATGACGTGTCAAAGTTGTGTTAAAAGTATTACTGATGTTATATCTGATAAGCCaggtgttaaaaaaatatctgtatcacttgataaaaaacaggcatttgttatttatcaaaaagataatattaaagCCGATGAAATAGcaaaatttattgaagaaatgGGATTTGATGCAtttgtttatgaaataaatggtaaaaaaataatgacaaataatagcatcaataataataaacaatcatcaaacaaaaataatggattaattgaaattacaaataataacaatgatgatgatgataatgataataaatatttaaaatgtcatttatatataaaaggtATGACATGTGCATCATGTGTTGCATCAATTGAAagacattgtaaaaaattatatggtgTTGAAAGTATATTAGTTGCATTAATGGCAGCAAAAGCTGAAGTTAAATATCAACCAGATAAAATACGTCCAATTGATATTGTATCAAGTATAACAAATCTTGGTTTTCCAACAACgttaattgatgaaattggTACTGGTGAGGCAAATGTTGAACTTGAAATTTTAGGAATGACATGTGCATCttgtgttgataaaattgaaaaaagtgtTATGCAATTAAATGGTATTAAAACAGCAACAATTTCATTATCAACACaaattggtaaatttaaatatgacaCATCTGAAACTGGACCAAGAgatatcattgaaaatataaatggcATTGGTGGTTTTACagcaaaattatataattcaaataatatatcaaaagattataaaaattatttaaatcaaaaagaagaaatacataaagctaaaaaaagattttatttatctttaatatttGGTATACCAAGTATGGCTATTATGTTATATTTCATGGTAATAATGTCATTTATAAGTGATAATCATGATGACATGTGTTGCATTATACCTGGTTTatcattagaaaatttattattatttttattggcaACACCAGTACAATTTTTCATTGGTTGGTATTTTCATGTACATGCATATAAAGCCATACGACATGGTACAACAAATATGGATGTGTTGATATCAATGACAACAATAATAGCAtatgtttattcatttattatactaAGTGTTGCTATTATTATGAAAGAAACATCAAGTCCACAAACATTTTTTGATACACCACCAATGCTATTGACATTTGTTAGTTTAGGTAGATGGCTTGAACACAGATCAAAAGGTAAAACATCAGAggcattatcaaaattattatcattaaatgcAACTGATGCTGTACTTGTTAaacttggtaaaaataatgaaatattaaatgaacGATCAATAAGTATTGAACTTGTACAACGTGGTGATATATTAAAAGTTGTACAAGGTTCTAAAATACCAGTTGATGGACGTGTTGTTATTGGACAATCATCATGTGATGAAAGTTTAATAACTGGTGAAAGTATGCctgtatctaaaaaaattggttCATCTGTTATTGGTggttcaattaataaaaatggacCATTATTTATTGAAGCAATACATACTGGTGATAATACAACACTTTCACAAATTGTTAAACTTGTTGAACAAGCACAAACAAGTAAAGCACCAATTCAACAATTTGCTGATAAAATTGCTGGTTATTTTGTaccatttgtattatttttttcattagcaaCACTTATTACATGGTTAATTATTggtaatattgatattgaatattttatattaaatactcaaaattcaatgaatcatcatgataatcatgataattattcTGGAAGAAGTCgtcaagaaataatattacaacgTGCATTTAGATGTGCATTATCTGTACTTGCAATAGCATGTCCATGTGCACTTGGTTTAGCAACACCAACAGCTGTTATGGTTGGTACTGGTGTTGGTGCATTAAatggtatatatattaaaggtGCTGAACCATTAGAAAATgcacataaaattaattgtattgtatttGATAAAACAGGTACATTAACACATGGTAATCCAATTGTcacaaaaatatgtttattttttaataaaaataatacaaataataaaaataaattatcaatatcaaaattactTGGTATTATTGGTACATCTGAAATAAATAGTGAACATCCAATTGCATCGgcaattgttaaatttgttaaagAAACAATTGGCAGTGAAATAACTGgacaatgtaaaaattttcaagctgTTGCTGGATGTGGTCTTAAATGTCGTATTGATAATATCAATAgtatgttattaaatattaaaaaatctgatattataattaattatgaaaatcaaATTGGTGATACATctgctaataataataataaatcaagaaCATTTAATCTTAATAATGTACCAATTGATATTATAccattaaataacaaaaaacaaattacaaataatgataatgatgatgatgatgaaaattatgaatatcatcatcatttattaattgataaagatcaacaacaatataataataataataataataatgataaagatgatgatCCAACAACATCAAATGACAATGATTCATATGAAGTTTGTATTGGTAATCGTGAATGGATGAAAAGAAATGCAATATTAATTGAACCACAAGTTGATATGATAATGATTGAACAAGAAGAAAAAGGTAATACATCAATAATTGTTGCAATAAATGGTGTACTTGTTGCAACAATAAATGTTGCTGATACTGTTAAACCAGAAGCACACTTGGCTATTTGGACACTAAAAAATATGGGTcttgatgttattttattaactggTGATAATAGAAAAACAGCAGCATCAGTTGCTAAACAAGTtggtattgataaaatatttgctgAAGTATTACCATCTCATAAAGTTGCTAAAATACGTCATTTacaagaagataaaaaatgtGTTGCAATGGTTGGTGATGGCATCAATGATAGTCCAGCATTGGCACAAGCTGATGTTGGTATTGCAATTGGTACTGGTACTGATATTGCTGCTGAAGCTgctgatattgttattatgaaACATGATTTGTTGGATGTTGTTGGTTGTCTtgaattatcaagaaaaactgTATTtcgtattaaaattaattttctagctgctagtatttataatattattggtatACCAATGGCAGCTGGTTTATTTGGACCATTAGGATTTACATTATCACCTTGGATGGCATCTGCTGCAATGTCAGCAAGTTCAGTTTCTGTTCTTGCTAATTCACTTTGtcttaaatt atttaaaaaaccaacaagAGCATCACTTGAAACACCAGAATATCTAGCAGCATATAAATTaagtttacaaaataattatgatgatacAATGACAATAACAGATCTTGATAATACTAGTCGTGTTGGtcgtggtggtggtgatgatgattccACTAATCTTCCAGTTAGAAATGGATCTACACTTTCacg aTTGTTTGGTAAAACAAAAGAAGAAGCCGAAGATTTATTACTCAATGACGATAGAGTTGGTTTTactgttgttgatttttcaaaagGAAAAAATGACGGTACAAATAATCGACATAGTGCactttcataa